One genomic segment of bacterium includes these proteins:
- a CDS encoding acyl-CoA dehydratase activase: MRDMNSPDSRGGILGVDLGSRNVKLALMKDGAVAFTDTVESIEFYRRFGVRSEAGFSIDLDALGFGAPERTVATGYGRMAAAITGAENISEITAHYLGAVFQTGLSDFTLVDIGGQDFKLMWVENGEIRDFVTNDKCAASSGRYLENMARVLGISLDEIGLYHDDPVQLSTTCAIFSESELIGLIVKGEPTERLAAGVNRSVVLRFLPFLDRMGDGLILLAGGVALNHAVVRMLGDMTGREVRVLDKPLHNGAIGCCVSGEGK, encoded by the coding sequence ATGCGGGACATGAACTCCCCTGACAGCCGCGGCGGCATACTCGGCGTCGATCTCGGGTCGAGGAATGTCAAGCTCGCGCTCATGAAAGACGGCGCGGTTGCTTTCACCGATACGGTCGAGTCAATCGAGTTCTACCGGCGGTTCGGCGTGCGGTCGGAAGCGGGATTCAGCATCGATCTCGATGCCCTGGGATTCGGGGCTCCCGAACGCACGGTCGCTACCGGCTACGGCCGTATGGCTGCGGCGATAACCGGCGCTGAAAACATTTCCGAAATCACCGCCCACTACCTCGGCGCCGTGTTCCAGACAGGACTCTCCGATTTCACCCTCGTGGATATCGGCGGGCAGGATTTCAAGCTCATGTGGGTCGAAAACGGCGAGATCAGGGATTTTGTCACCAATGACAAGTGCGCCGCATCATCGGGGCGGTATCTCGAAAATATGGCGCGGGTGCTCGGAATTTCGCTCGATGAGATCGGCTTGTATCACGACGACCCGGTTCAGCTTTCGACAACCTGCGCCATCTTCAGCGAATCCGAGCTTATCGGGCTCATCGTGAAAGGCGAGCCGACGGAGCGTCTTGCCGCGGGAGTCAACCGCTCGGTCGTGCTCCGTTTCCTGCCGTTCCTCGACCGCATGGGGGACGGGCTGATTCTCCTTGCCGGGGGAGTGGCGCTCAATCACGCGGTCGTCCGTATGCTCGGCGACATGACCGGCCGCGAGGTTAGGGTTCTCGACAAACCGCTCCATAACGGCGCAATCGGGTGCTGTGTGAGCGGGGAGGGAAAGTAA
- a CDS encoding virulence RhuM family protein — protein MNKNHESSPQSEIILYRTEDGRVRIETRFEGETVWLTQKQMAELFQKDVRTINEHIRNIFEEAELSPESVIRKFRITAADNKTYETRHYNLDVIISVGYRVKSHRGTQFRIWATNRLREYIIKGFTMDDERLRQSGGGNYFDELLARIRDIRSSEKVFWRKVLEIYATSIDYDASAEVSRQFFATVQNKMHWAAHGRTAAEVIAERANASKQHMGLTAWTGSRPLKTDAVVAKNYLTAEELESLNRIVTAYLEFAELQAYNRKPMYMADWITKIDDFLRMSEREILSHAGRISHEAALAKAESEFETFRKLEAAKPSRAEKDFDEAIRKLHAPKRKPKK, from the coding sequence ATGAACAAGAATCACGAATCCTCACCTCAGTCTGAAATTATCCTCTACCGGACGGAAGACGGGCGAGTCCGCATCGAAACCCGGTTCGAGGGAGAAACCGTCTGGTTAACGCAAAAACAAATGGCTGAGTTGTTCCAAAAGGATGTCCGCACCATTAACGAACATATCCGGAACATATTCGAGGAAGCCGAATTATCGCCGGAATCAGTTATCCGGAAATTCCGGATAACTGCCGCTGATAATAAAACCTACGAAACCCGGCACTATAACCTCGATGTCATCATTTCTGTCGGTTACCGGGTCAAGTCGCATCGGGGCACGCAGTTCCGCATCTGGGCCACAAATAGGCTGCGGGAATACATCATTAAAGGCTTTACGATGGATGATGAGCGGCTCAGGCAGTCCGGCGGCGGTAACTACTTCGACGAACTGCTGGCGCGCATCCGGGATATCCGGTCATCGGAAAAGGTTTTCTGGCGCAAGGTGCTGGAAATTTACGCGACGAGTATTGACTACGATGCGAGCGCGGAGGTGTCGCGGCAATTCTTTGCCACAGTGCAGAACAAAATGCACTGGGCGGCTCATGGCCGGACGGCGGCGGAGGTTATTGCGGAGCGGGCGAATGCCTCAAAACAGCATATGGGGCTGACGGCGTGGACGGGTAGCCGACCGCTTAAAACCGACGCGGTGGTGGCGAAGAACTACCTTACGGCGGAAGAGTTGGAGTCGCTGAACCGCATTGTGACGGCCTACCTCGAATTTGCTGAGCTTCAGGCATATAACCGCAAACCGATGTATATGGCGGACTGGATTACCAAAATCGATGATTTTCTGCGGATGAGCGAGCGTGAGATACTGTCGCATGCCGGTCGGATTTCCCACGAGGCGGCCCTGGCGAAAGCGGAGTCGGAATTTGAGACATTCAGAAAGCTTGAGGCGGCCAAACCAAGCAGGGCGGAAAAGGACTTCGATGAAGCCATCAGGAAACTTCACGCTCCGAAACGCAAACCGAAGAAGTGA